In Rariglobus hedericola, the following proteins share a genomic window:
- a CDS encoding TIM-barrel domain-containing protein — MYFNKIRHPANFVFSARPASVENLGGDVHRLRLRGAKPWKNPSQAELATTIAGESRHSVAVTKDNGLSLTESATGRSLLSGFPGATFGTCGSAWMLQFRHTAGLEFYGLGEHNKGLEKSGQRVKFWNTDLWADFSIFEIRHGHPNPMYVAIPWLIVKQGNDYLGILVNHPGAVFMDLASSFIWSADNPDDRNRGSFYLGAPDGEPDVYIIVGPSLPELTRKLQQLVGRTPLPPLWALGHHQCRWGYASAKDLQSLDRKFTEHRIPTDGLWLDIDYMDRYKVFTFDAKHWGNSTQLRSSLAALAKKGRRVIPILDPGVKVEPGYVVQDGGLKAGIFCLNPAGQPYIGFVWPGKTYFPDFSLPEARSWWAAHVKDFARLGVAGAWLDMNDPSVGNAELDDMLFDHGRQPHEYYHNQYALGMAKASHEGFLAARPDERPFLLARSAFISSSRYTAVWTGDNVANWHHLRTSIPLSIGLALSGQPFNGPDVCGFADDTNPALAVAWYKAGFLFPFLRNHSMLNSRQQEPWALGASALKIISHYIRLRYKLLPYLYQNFIAQEQTGEAILRPLFYDYADTAALPLSKIGDQFMVGRDLLQAPVVEENTRDRQVVLPGAHRWFSAQDGRWLDGGRTHATSAGPVETPLYFREGALVPMQIGERTTQKNDLGKIELHCFLRRDSSASATSTYAFDDGLSFAYQKGKRTTATFTARVEDGALVLTVDNYQPGFGPLSVQVMLHDRFQSVVFVHKGRRQSLPLTSARVKLTGRALSVKCTALKKIG, encoded by the coding sequence ATGTATTTTAATAAAATCCGCCACCCGGCCAATTTCGTTTTCTCCGCCCGTCCCGCCTCCGTTGAAAACCTCGGCGGCGACGTCCACCGCTTGCGCCTGCGCGGCGCCAAGCCCTGGAAAAATCCCAGCCAGGCCGAGCTCGCCACGACCATCGCCGGCGAGAGCCGCCACAGCGTCGCCGTCACCAAGGACAACGGCCTCAGCCTCACCGAATCCGCCACCGGCCGTTCCCTGCTTTCCGGCTTTCCCGGCGCCACCTTCGGCACCTGCGGCTCCGCCTGGATGCTCCAGTTCCGCCACACGGCCGGCCTCGAATTCTACGGCCTCGGCGAACACAACAAGGGCCTCGAAAAATCCGGCCAGCGCGTGAAGTTCTGGAACACCGACCTCTGGGCCGATTTTTCCATCTTCGAGATCCGCCACGGCCATCCCAATCCGATGTATGTCGCCATCCCGTGGCTCATCGTGAAACAGGGCAACGACTACCTCGGCATCCTCGTCAACCACCCCGGCGCGGTCTTCATGGATCTCGCCTCGTCGTTCATCTGGTCCGCCGACAACCCCGATGATCGCAACCGCGGCTCGTTTTACCTCGGCGCGCCCGACGGCGAACCCGACGTCTACATCATCGTCGGTCCGTCGCTCCCCGAGCTCACCCGCAAACTCCAGCAACTCGTCGGCCGCACTCCGCTTCCTCCGCTCTGGGCCCTCGGTCATCATCAATGCCGCTGGGGCTACGCCAGCGCGAAGGATCTCCAGTCGCTCGACCGCAAATTCACCGAGCACCGGATCCCCACCGACGGCCTGTGGTTGGACATCGACTACATGGACCGCTACAAGGTCTTCACCTTTGACGCGAAACACTGGGGCAACTCCACGCAGTTGCGCAGCTCCCTCGCCGCCCTCGCCAAAAAAGGCCGCCGCGTCATCCCCATCCTCGATCCGGGCGTCAAGGTCGAGCCCGGCTACGTCGTGCAGGACGGCGGACTCAAGGCCGGAATCTTCTGTCTCAATCCCGCCGGCCAGCCTTACATCGGTTTTGTCTGGCCGGGCAAAACCTACTTCCCCGACTTCAGTCTCCCCGAGGCGCGCTCGTGGTGGGCCGCCCACGTGAAGGACTTTGCCAGGCTCGGAGTCGCCGGCGCCTGGCTCGATATGAACGATCCTTCCGTCGGCAACGCCGAGCTCGACGACATGCTCTTCGACCACGGCCGCCAGCCGCACGAGTATTACCATAACCAATACGCGCTTGGCATGGCCAAGGCCTCGCACGAGGGCTTCCTCGCCGCGCGCCCCGACGAACGCCCCTTCCTGCTCGCCCGCAGCGCCTTCATCTCCAGCTCGCGCTACACCGCCGTCTGGACCGGCGACAACGTCGCCAACTGGCACCACCTGCGCACCAGCATCCCGCTCAGCATCGGCCTCGCGTTGTCGGGCCAGCCGTTCAACGGCCCCGATGTCTGCGGCTTTGCCGACGACACCAACCCCGCCCTCGCCGTCGCGTGGTATAAGGCCGGGTTCCTGTTCCCGTTTTTGCGCAACCACTCGATGCTGAACTCCCGCCAGCAGGAGCCGTGGGCGCTCGGTGCCTCCGCGCTGAAAATCATCAGCCACTACATCCGGCTGCGCTACAAACTGCTCCCGTATCTCTACCAAAACTTCATCGCGCAGGAGCAGACCGGCGAGGCCATCCTCCGTCCGCTCTTCTACGACTACGCCGACACGGCGGCTCTCCCGCTCTCCAAGATTGGCGACCAGTTTATGGTGGGTCGCGACCTCCTTCAGGCTCCCGTCGTCGAGGAAAACACCCGTGACCGCCAGGTCGTTCTCCCCGGCGCACACCGCTGGTTCTCCGCGCAGGACGGACGCTGGCTCGATGGGGGTCGCACGCATGCAACGTCCGCCGGCCCCGTCGAGACTCCGCTCTATTTCCGCGAAGGCGCGCTCGTGCCGATGCAGATCGGCGAACGCACCACGCAGAAAAACGACCTCGGCAAAATCGAGCTCCACTGCTTCCTGCGCCGCGACAGTTCCGCGTCCGCCACTTCGACCTACGCTTTCGACGACGGCCTGAGCTTCGCCTACCAAAAGGGCAAACGCACCACCGCCACGTTCACCGCCCGCGTCGAAGACGGTGCACTGGTGCTCACGGTCGACAACTACCAGCCCGGCTTTGGGCCGCTCTCCGTGCAAGTCATGCTTCACGACCGCTTCCAATCCGTCGTCTTCGTTCACAAGGGTCGCCGCCAGTCGCTTCCGCTCACCTCCGCCCGCGTGAAACTCACCGGTCGCGCGCTGTCGGTAAAATGCACCGCGCTCAAAAAAATCGGCTGA
- a CDS encoding tagaturonate epimerase family protein, which yields MCSAINAHLLRHNLRIADNPCISPDFCLDWPALKAKVLTANTLTRHEKSRFDTVHGEWTLLEDAGTGDCAWHLAALPGISATAVLAEGIASTAQEVFFPATFANLLTLKNLVLEADPESCIFPTASGALGRRSIGVGARFTTLHWPAVEWVMGALGIGLTANQNSIPRELVYDVDAMLDGRLDTVPFPFIGTNVPEGHQGQSVEGMSHGCILSKLKTGFHHRRIAWSFNADHQPIGGKFDIREPELVRGCLLASYITFDLSPELAAGSRARLEDLDASLVQTVRNRVGGLGLQLDEATFRNLVETVWPALAKMKRRDALYTAARAAAFTTSAGRAYLRELSIDELPGLTTPETTAVMLALCEALDLKIHFIAPAFGFQKNSPYADNAALRVLIERQWNVCRAFGTSIGFHSGSGKSADNYRVMGEVTGVNLEIKTSGRYTYEMGRALHASSDAADQSLWRDWHAFTLELAVQSSFSEDETERRMARGFVVHALTEAGHDHDIFATAESTQAALLALTPSPEHMFWFEYNFLYVLAKNGRAEKSALGDHSPDGYRQRARFYAISNEARLRYAQNVAAYVLFLSEQTGLAPSDRCATARDRLNGYRQYDALIADIAPPEASARRSS from the coding sequence ATGTGCTCCGCCATCAACGCCCACCTTCTCCGCCATAATCTACGCATCGCGGACAATCCCTGCATCAGTCCGGACTTCTGCCTCGATTGGCCCGCCTTGAAGGCAAAGGTGCTCACGGCGAACACGCTCACCCGCCACGAAAAAAGCCGCTTCGACACCGTCCACGGCGAATGGACGTTGCTCGAGGATGCCGGCACCGGCGACTGCGCCTGGCATCTTGCCGCCCTCCCCGGGATCTCCGCCACCGCAGTGCTGGCCGAAGGAATCGCGTCCACGGCACAAGAAGTGTTTTTCCCGGCCACGTTCGCCAATTTGCTCACGTTAAAAAACCTCGTGCTCGAGGCCGACCCGGAGTCGTGTATTTTTCCAACCGCGAGTGGCGCGCTCGGCCGGCGTTCGATTGGCGTCGGCGCCCGTTTCACCACCTTGCACTGGCCCGCGGTCGAGTGGGTGATGGGAGCGCTGGGCATCGGTCTCACCGCCAATCAAAACTCCATCCCCCGCGAACTGGTTTACGACGTGGATGCGATGCTCGACGGACGTCTCGACACCGTGCCGTTTCCTTTCATAGGGACCAACGTTCCCGAAGGTCACCAAGGACAAAGCGTCGAGGGCATGAGCCACGGCTGCATCCTCTCCAAGCTCAAGACCGGCTTTCACCACAGGCGCATCGCCTGGAGTTTTAACGCCGACCATCAGCCCATCGGCGGAAAATTCGACATTCGTGAACCCGAACTGGTGCGGGGTTGCCTGCTCGCCAGCTACATCACCTTCGACCTGTCGCCCGAACTGGCTGCAGGCTCGCGAGCCCGACTGGAAGATCTCGATGCATCCCTCGTGCAGACGGTGCGAAACCGCGTCGGCGGCCTCGGCTTGCAGCTCGACGAAGCCACCTTTCGCAACCTCGTGGAAACGGTCTGGCCCGCCCTCGCCAAGATGAAACGGCGAGACGCCCTCTACACCGCCGCCCGCGCCGCCGCGTTCACCACCTCGGCAGGCCGGGCCTACCTGCGCGAGTTATCCATCGACGAATTGCCAGGCCTCACCACGCCGGAAACCACCGCCGTCATGCTGGCCCTGTGCGAAGCCCTCGATCTCAAAATCCACTTCATCGCCCCCGCTTTCGGTTTCCAAAAAAACTCCCCCTATGCCGACAACGCCGCCCTGCGCGTCTTGATCGAACGGCAGTGGAACGTATGCCGCGCCTTTGGCACCAGCATCGGGTTTCATTCCGGCTCCGGTAAATCGGCGGATAATTACCGCGTCATGGGCGAGGTCACCGGCGTGAACCTGGAGATCAAAACCAGCGGTCGTTACACCTATGAAATGGGTCGGGCCCTTCACGCCTCCTCCGACGCCGCGGATCAATCGTTATGGCGCGACTGGCATGCGTTCACCCTGGAACTGGCGGTGCAAAGCAGCTTCAGCGAAGATGAGACCGAACGCCGTATGGCGCGCGGCTTTGTCGTCCATGCGCTGACCGAAGCCGGACACGATCACGACATCTTTGCCACGGCCGAAAGCACCCAGGCCGCGTTGCTCGCCCTCACGCCAAGCCCCGAGCACATGTTCTGGTTTGAGTATAACTTCCTCTACGTCCTCGCCAAAAACGGCCGCGCTGAAAAATCCGCACTTGGCGACCACTCTCCCGACGGATACCGGCAACGCGCCCGCTTCTACGCGATCAGCAACGAGGCCCGTCTCCGCTACGCCCAGAACGTAGCTGCCTACGTGCTCTTCCTGTCCGAGCAGACCGGCTTGGCCCCGTCCGACCGCTGCGCCACCGCCCGAGACCGGCTGAACGGCTACCGGCAATACGACGCTCTCATTGCAGATATCGCCCCGCCTGAAGCGTCCGCCCGCCGATCATCGTGA
- a CDS encoding Gfo/Idh/MocA family oxidoreductase, with the protein MQSSPSSSSSKQRYALVGTGGRAPMFLDPIADTYRDSCELVGLCDISATRLAWHQQRLALAYGTTPPPAYAAADFDRMIAEQKPDTVIVCTPDYTHHEYIVRALDAGCDVISEKPLTTSADNYTAISDAVRRSGRTVRTTFNYRWGIGATTVRRLIAEGAIGKVKHVDFEYMLNTSHGADYFRRWHSYKKYSGGLLVHKSTHHFDLVNWWIDAIPDTVFAMGDLVFYGKDNAVARGQEALTAYPRYTGEPKAAGDPFRFDLQRDPTLKALYLDAEADSGYLRDQNVFREGIDIEDTMSVMVRYRTGAMLSYSLNAFCPCEGFRVSITGDAGRIEYVEEHASHIITGDRDIKIESHGDEPTRLTLHPLFEAPRRVPIPKVDAPHGGGDPLIQEQIFSAHPPADPFRRGAGHEQGAASLLIGAAANRALATGQPVRIADIAELKSGARHLSQLI; encoded by the coding sequence ATGCAATCGTCCCCGTCCTCTTCCTCTTCCAAACAACGCTACGCGCTCGTCGGCACCGGCGGGCGCGCGCCGATGTTCCTCGATCCGATCGCGGACACCTACCGCGACTCCTGCGAACTCGTCGGCCTCTGCGATATAAGCGCGACCCGCCTCGCCTGGCATCAGCAACGCCTCGCGCTCGCCTACGGGACAACGCCACCGCCCGCCTACGCCGCCGCGGACTTTGATCGCATGATCGCCGAGCAAAAGCCCGACACTGTCATCGTCTGCACGCCCGACTACACCCATCACGAATATATCGTCCGCGCTCTCGATGCCGGCTGCGACGTCATCTCTGAAAAGCCCCTCACCACCAGCGCGGACAATTACACCGCGATCTCCGACGCCGTCCGCCGCAGTGGTCGCACCGTGCGCACCACCTTCAATTATCGTTGGGGAATCGGTGCCACCACGGTGCGCAGGCTCATCGCCGAGGGTGCCATCGGCAAAGTGAAGCACGTAGACTTCGAATACATGCTCAACACGTCCCATGGCGCCGACTATTTCCGCCGCTGGCACAGTTACAAAAAATACTCCGGCGGTCTCCTCGTCCACAAATCCACGCACCACTTCGACCTCGTCAACTGGTGGATCGACGCCATCCCCGACACCGTCTTCGCCATGGGCGATCTCGTTTTCTACGGGAAGGACAACGCCGTCGCCCGCGGACAGGAAGCCCTCACCGCCTACCCTCGCTACACCGGAGAACCCAAGGCGGCCGGCGATCCGTTCCGCTTCGACTTGCAACGCGATCCCACGCTCAAGGCCCTCTACCTGGATGCCGAGGCCGACAGCGGCTACCTGCGCGATCAAAACGTATTTCGCGAAGGTATCGATATTGAGGATACAATGAGCGTCATGGTCCGCTACCGCACCGGCGCCATGCTCAGCTATTCGCTCAACGCCTTCTGCCCCTGCGAAGGGTTCCGGGTTTCGATCACCGGCGACGCCGGCCGCATCGAATACGTCGAGGAACACGCCTCGCACATCATCACCGGCGACCGCGACATCAAGATCGAGTCCCACGGCGACGAGCCCACGCGGCTCACGCTGCACCCGCTCTTCGAGGCACCCCGCCGCGTGCCGATCCCCAAGGTCGATGCGCCCCACGGCGGCGGCGACCCGCTCATCCAGGAGCAGATTTTCTCCGCCCATCCGCCGGCCGATCCTTTCCGCCGCGGCGCCGGCCACGAACAGGGCGCCGCGTCCCTCCTCATCGGTGCCGCCGCCAACCGCGCCCTCGCCACCGGCCAGCCCGTCCGCATCGCCGACATCGCCGAGCTCAAGTCCGGCGCCCGCCACCTCAGCCAGCTGATCTGA
- a CDS encoding right-handed parallel beta-helix repeat-containing protein, which yields MTPSSQLLPRTVAASLLFSVLGSSLFARELKVDARGGADYTTLAAAVAAAGAGDTLVIAKGSGPYRETLYIKQSGTAATPIVVEGNGETVTGFAPLVFQREGDTWTARLPQAFPTVIAFNGVRILQDAGGTFLGPVKLREDNRTVELLPGASPEGWEASARDCAVRVTGASHQVYRNLVATGGTNDGFNIHGDGKGLRFENITAANNLDEGFSAHDDTVCEILGGDFWGNDNGISNNLNTVMTATDITIHDNIGWGLGFSGNTVSHLANVQIWNNGMAQVRFESKASGTLKNVVAWAPSWVERPWTTYKESSTSRAAPTVFRGEAPLPSSELWQGSLQIGANPPPAFPKAKIAPPVATSITRPVAASPSSTPAAVTPAAVNASGVDVAALIRQAIKSGQPSLQIPAGIHRVSETILIDDARNLTIDGTGVTLVMTDGRRGLLRINRADRLQLRGFTLAYDPIRHTQATITRVAANSFDFAVQDGYPDLTPDYSRPPAHLFTAAGRRHPDAVDFYKPALTLATPRTGTATAPSSWPATLAAGDQVVFDRRELDRANAVEIRENKGPVLFEDFTVLDSPALGFAGRYCEAEVILRRVVIRPGPPPAGARQPRLFSTNADAVNFVQCRIGPRLEACDFSGMGDDSLNVHGYFLPVVRMLSPTVFLTALPNGPSDLVKPLRRGDALRIYEPGAFSVISGATFRSIRALPDVGDVTDAEMKVLYPIGLGRIFTVYQVELDAPAKLVAGQWFDCPAVNSGGFVVRDSYFHDHRGRGLRIMAGDGVVENNRFERLTKSAISVGPELGFWREAGWVKNLRITGNKIRDVGIDRSLAANGSYVPGAIGVFVHTQSGKPPYPPGNEDIVIENNLIEGSSVAGIHAYAAAGITIRGNTLRRTNLVRTAGSSDPVNHLVTTGPISTEGVAGVKLENNTVTP from the coding sequence ATGACCCCTTCATCCCAACTCCTCCCGCGCACCGTCGCCGCCTCGCTCCTGTTCTCCGTCCTCGGCTCCTCGCTCTTTGCACGCGAGCTCAAGGTCGATGCCCGCGGCGGCGCCGACTACACCACGCTCGCAGCCGCCGTAGCTGCGGCCGGTGCAGGTGACACCCTTGTCATCGCCAAGGGCAGCGGTCCGTATCGGGAAACTTTATACATCAAACAGTCCGGCACCGCCGCGACTCCCATCGTCGTCGAGGGGAATGGCGAGACCGTCACCGGATTCGCCCCCCTCGTGTTTCAACGCGAAGGTGACACTTGGACCGCGCGCCTGCCCCAGGCGTTTCCCACGGTGATTGCCTTCAACGGCGTGCGCATCCTGCAGGATGCCGGCGGCACGTTCCTCGGTCCGGTCAAGCTGCGTGAAGACAACCGCACCGTGGAACTCCTGCCCGGCGCTTCGCCCGAAGGCTGGGAGGCCTCCGCCCGTGATTGCGCCGTGCGGGTGACCGGCGCTTCCCACCAGGTGTATCGCAACCTCGTCGCCACCGGCGGCACCAACGACGGATTCAACATCCACGGCGACGGCAAAGGCCTCCGCTTCGAAAACATCACCGCCGCCAACAACCTCGACGAGGGTTTCTCCGCCCACGACGACACCGTCTGCGAGATTCTCGGAGGTGATTTCTGGGGCAACGACAACGGTATCTCCAACAACCTGAACACCGTGATGACCGCCACGGACATCACGATTCACGACAACATCGGCTGGGGGCTCGGGTTCAGTGGAAATACCGTAAGCCACCTCGCCAATGTTCAGATTTGGAACAACGGCATGGCGCAAGTCCGCTTCGAAAGTAAGGCATCCGGCACGCTCAAAAACGTCGTCGCGTGGGCACCGTCCTGGGTCGAGCGCCCCTGGACCACCTACAAGGAATCATCCACTAGCAGGGCCGCCCCCACCGTCTTCCGGGGCGAAGCCCCGCTGCCTTCATCCGAACTTTGGCAGGGCTCTCTCCAAATCGGCGCCAACCCGCCGCCAGCTTTTCCCAAAGCAAAGATTGCTCCTCCCGTTGCTACTTCAATCACGCGTCCCGTCGCAGCCTCGCCCTCCTCCACACCGGCGGCCGTCACTCCCGCTGCGGTCAACGCCTCCGGAGTCGATGTTGCCGCGCTTATCCGTCAGGCGATCAAGTCCGGCCAGCCTTCCCTCCAAATTCCCGCCGGCATTCATCGCGTCTCCGAGACCATCCTCATCGACGACGCGCGCAACCTCACCATCGACGGCACCGGCGTCACGTTGGTGATGACCGACGGCCGCCGCGGACTCTTGCGCATCAACCGAGCCGACCGCCTCCAGCTACGCGGCTTCACCCTTGCCTACGATCCCATCCGCCACACGCAGGCCACGATCACCCGCGTGGCCGCCAACTCTTTTGATTTCGCCGTTCAAGACGGCTATCCTGATCTCACGCCTGACTACTCCCGTCCTCCCGCGCATTTGTTCACCGCCGCCGGACGCCGCCACCCCGACGCCGTCGATTTCTACAAGCCCGCCCTCACCCTGGCCACTCCTCGCACCGGCACCGCGACCGCGCCTTCGTCCTGGCCCGCCACCCTCGCCGCCGGCGACCAGGTGGTCTTTGATCGCCGCGAACTTGATCGCGCCAACGCCGTGGAGATCCGCGAGAACAAAGGCCCCGTTCTCTTCGAGGACTTCACCGTGCTGGACTCGCCCGCGCTGGGTTTCGCCGGCCGCTACTGCGAGGCCGAGGTGATCCTCCGCCGTGTCGTCATCCGCCCGGGCCCGCCGCCCGCCGGCGCCAGGCAGCCGCGTCTCTTTTCCACCAACGCCGACGCCGTCAACTTCGTGCAGTGCCGCATCGGTCCGCGCCTCGAAGCCTGCGACTTCTCCGGCATGGGCGACGACTCGCTCAACGTCCACGGCTACTTTCTTCCCGTTGTGCGCATGCTCTCGCCCACGGTGTTTCTCACGGCGCTGCCCAACGGCCCGAGCGATCTCGTCAAACCCCTGCGTCGCGGCGACGCCCTGCGCATCTATGAGCCCGGCGCTTTCTCGGTCATCAGCGGCGCCACCTTCCGCTCCATCCGCGCCCTGCCCGATGTCGGCGACGTGACCGACGCGGAGATGAAGGTTCTCTACCCGATCGGCCTCGGCCGTATTTTCACCGTCTATCAGGTCGAGCTGGACGCACCCGCGAAGCTCGTGGCGGGCCAATGGTTCGACTGCCCCGCGGTCAACAGCGGCGGCTTCGTCGTTCGTGACAGTTATTTTCATGACCACCGCGGACGCGGCCTGCGCATCATGGCCGGCGACGGCGTGGTGGAGAACAACCGCTTCGAGCGCCTCACCAAGTCCGCTATTTCCGTCGGTCCCGAACTCGGCTTCTGGCGCGAAGCCGGCTGGGTCAAAAACCTCCGCATCACCGGAAACAAAATCCGCGACGTCGGCATCGACCGGAGTCTTGCCGCCAACGGCTCCTATGTGCCCGGCGCCATCGGCGTGTTCGTCCACACCCAAAGCGGCAAGCCGCCTTATCCTCCTGGCAACGAGGACATCGTCATTGAAAACAACCTGATCGAGGGCAGTTCCGTCGCCGGCATCCATGCCTACGCCGCCGCCGGCATCACCATCCGCGGCAACACGCTTCGCCGCACCAATCTCGTTCGCACCGCCGGCTCGTCCGATCCGGTCAACCACCTCGTCACCACCGGCCCCATTTCCACCGAAGGCGTCGCCGGCGTGAAGCTTGAGAACAACACCGTCACTCCATGA
- a CDS encoding PEP-CTERM sorting domain-containing protein (PEP-CTERM proteins occur, often in large numbers, in the proteomes of bacteria that also encode an exosortase, a predicted intramembrane cysteine proteinase. The presence of a PEP-CTERM domain at a protein's C-terminus predicts cleavage within the sorting domain, followed by covalent anchoring to some some component of the (usually Gram-negative) cell surface. Many PEP-CTERM proteins exhibit an unusual sequence composition that includes large numbers of potential glycosylation sites. Expression of one such protein has been shown restore the ability of a bacterium to form floc, a type of biofilm.), translating into MNLLHPSSLTAFGLLVLAAAVPARAFSAAEDFSSYSAPTTFTNAAVISTAGAGTAGTGASGNGWLTGWRSSTSTGLAQTVGVNNSSPVNSGGNYLTANIVTKSDGADVGKDATSIARAYDVVGGGLAASSAVTVSFDFRVDAIDTANMRYDLFDNSTRGTGATSASYNFRTSNGVWGYFNGITLVETTMAFTAGTTYSFSIVLNPIASTYTFSLGNGVTSVSGTSAAFRNSGFATDAATGSVGGRWLTFNANETTNVLGQTTTFSVDNISISAVPEPSTYALFSGAAFLGTAALRRRSRR; encoded by the coding sequence ATGAACCTTCTCCACCCCTCTTCACTCACCGCTTTCGGCCTGCTTGTGCTCGCCGCCGCCGTTCCCGCCCGCGCCTTCTCCGCCGCGGAAGACTTCAGCTCATACTCAGCACCCACGACCTTCACGAACGCCGCCGTCATCAGCACCGCAGGAGCGGGCACCGCCGGCACGGGCGCGAGTGGCAACGGCTGGCTTACCGGCTGGCGCAGCTCCACCAGCACGGGTCTAGCCCAGACCGTAGGCGTCAACAACAGCTCGCCGGTCAACTCAGGAGGCAACTATCTTACCGCCAACATAGTCACCAAATCCGACGGCGCCGATGTGGGAAAAGACGCCACGAGTATCGCCCGTGCCTACGATGTCGTCGGTGGAGGCCTGGCCGCATCATCCGCCGTGACCGTCAGTTTTGATTTCCGCGTGGATGCCATCGACACAGCCAACATGCGCTACGACTTGTTCGACAACTCCACCCGCGGCACCGGCGCCACCAGTGCCAGCTACAACTTCAGAACCTCAAACGGCGTTTGGGGTTACTTCAACGGGATAACCTTGGTCGAGACGACCATGGCCTTCACGGCCGGCACCACCTACTCGTTCAGCATCGTCCTGAATCCCATCGCGTCGACCTATACGTTCTCCCTCGGCAACGGCGTCACTTCGGTCTCGGGAACCTCGGCCGCCTTTCGCAACTCCGGCTTCGCCACGGATGCGGCCACGGGCTCGGTCGGCGGCCGGTGGCTGACGTTTAACGCCAACGAGACCACCAACGTGCTAGGCCAGACCACGACGTTCTCGGTGGACAACATCTCGATCAGCGCAGTCCCCGAACCTTCGACCTACGCTTTGTTTTCCGGCGCGGCTTTCCTTGGGACCGCTGCTCTTCGCCGGCGATCACGCCGTTAA
- a CDS encoding thymidine phosphorylase gives MTFLPQQVIARKRDGHVLSSDEIAAFVRGATDGSWADYQLSAMLMAIFVRGMTTVETVALTDAMMKSGVVADLSSVKAPKVDKHSTGGVGDKISIHLAPMIAACGVAVPMISGRGLGHTGGTLDKLEAIPGFRVGLSLEEYRERVERVGCALIGQTKDLAPADKKLYALRDVTATVECLPLICASIMCKKLAEGIDALVLDVKFGGGAFMKKKEDARALAQAMVDIGNAMGKPTRALLTAMDQPLGRAVGNALEVAECVECLKGNGPADLMEVTYALGAEMLCLAKVAKDAKDGETRLREVVANGAALKKFYEIVAAQGGGDLDAMPRAKFLKEVRATTGGYVQSVDAMTVALAALRLGAGRVKAEDAVDHAVGFTALVKIGERVAAGDVLAVVHANDEAKLAAAQAEIAKAVVIGDAEVLPVQLVDSVVG, from the coding sequence ATGACGTTTTTGCCGCAGCAGGTGATCGCACGGAAACGGGACGGGCATGTGTTGTCGTCGGATGAGATCGCGGCGTTTGTGCGGGGAGCGACTGATGGGTCGTGGGCCGACTACCAGTTGAGTGCGATGCTCATGGCGATTTTTGTTCGCGGGATGACCACGGTGGAAACCGTGGCGTTGACCGATGCGATGATGAAGTCGGGCGTCGTCGCCGACCTGTCTTCGGTGAAGGCACCCAAGGTCGACAAGCACTCGACGGGTGGGGTCGGCGATAAAATCTCTATTCACCTCGCGCCGATGATCGCGGCGTGTGGAGTGGCCGTGCCGATGATCAGCGGACGCGGGCTGGGGCACACGGGTGGAACGCTGGACAAGCTGGAGGCGATCCCGGGATTTCGCGTGGGGCTCTCGCTGGAGGAATATCGCGAGCGCGTGGAGCGCGTGGGATGTGCACTCATCGGGCAGACCAAGGACCTGGCACCGGCGGACAAAAAACTTTATGCGTTGCGCGACGTTACAGCGACGGTCGAGTGCCTGCCGCTCATCTGTGCGTCGATCATGTGCAAAAAACTCGCCGAGGGCATCGATGCGCTCGTGCTCGATGTGAAATTTGGCGGCGGTGCGTTTATGAAAAAGAAAGAGGATGCGCGCGCCTTGGCGCAGGCGATGGTGGATATCGGCAACGCGATGGGGAAACCGACGCGCGCCCTGCTCACCGCAATGGATCAGCCGCTTGGGCGCGCGGTGGGCAATGCGCTCGAAGTGGCCGAGTGCGTGGAGTGTTTAAAAGGAAACGGGCCCGCGGATTTGATGGAGGTGACATATGCGCTGGGGGCGGAGATGTTGTGTCTCGCGAAAGTGGCCAAGGACGCGAAGGACGGAGAGACGCGGTTACGCGAGGTGGTCGCGAATGGCGCGGCGTTGAAGAAATTTTATGAGATTGTGGCAGCGCAGGGCGGAGGCGATTTGGACGCGATGCCGCGGGCGAAGTTTTTGAAGGAAGTGCGGGCGACGACAGGCGGCTACGTGCAGTCGGTCGACGCGATGACGGTGGCACTGGCGGCGCTGCGATTAGGCGCGGGTCGGGTGAAGGCCGAGGATGCGGTCGATCACGCGGTGGGCTTCACCGCACTCGTGAAAATCGGTGAACGTGTTGCGGCGGGTGATGTGCTCGCGGTGGTTCACGCAAACGACGAGGCGAAGCTGGCGGCCGCGCAGGCGGAGATCGCCAAGGCGGTCGTCATCGGCGACGCGGAGGTGTTGCCGGTTCAGTTGGTGGATTCGGTGGTGGGTTGA